One Kaistella polysaccharea DNA segment encodes these proteins:
- a CDS encoding type II 3-dehydroquinate dehydratase — MKILIVNGPNLNLLGTRETDIYGNVSMDDYLNQLQKGFSQHEILYFQSNIEGELIDRLQQVDFEALIINPGAFTHYSYAIADCLKNIEQPKIEVHISNIYQREEFRQKSVTAVNSNGIISGFGMKGYLLAILSLD; from the coding sequence ATGAAAATTTTAATTGTAAACGGACCAAATTTAAATCTTTTGGGCACACGTGAAACCGACATTTATGGAAACGTTTCCATGGATGATTATTTGAATCAGCTGCAAAAGGGATTTTCTCAACATGAGATTTTATATTTTCAGTCTAATATTGAAGGGGAATTAATAGACCGTTTGCAACAGGTTGATTTTGAGGCTTTAATTATAAATCCCGGTGCTTTCACCCATTATTCTTACGCCATTGCCGATTGCTTGAAAAATATTGAGCAACCGAAAATTGAAGTTCACATCAGCAATATTTATCAGAGAGAAGAATTTCGCCAGAAATCGGTAACCGCCGTTAATTCAAACGGAATCATCAGCGGTTTCGGTATGAAAGGATATCTTTTGGCAATTTTAAGTTTAGATTAA
- a CDS encoding alpha-amylase family glycosyl hydrolase: MKNSFIYFLILLFGFSFSATSQTKDSRYQPKEYVEITHPEWSKNATIYEVNIRQYTPEGTFKAFENHLPRLKKMGVDIIWLMPIHPIGEKNRKGTLGSYYSVKDFKGINPEFGNRKDFQHLVDKIHAMGMYVIIDWVGNHSAWDNPLAKQHPEWYTKTREGNFQPTPWYDWDDVIDFDYDNPDFRKYMTEALKFWVKETNIDGYRADVAGFIPVDFWENARKELDEIKPVFMLAEWESRDLYKKSFDMTYSWSLWNELKVATNQQKLGGLVEYLAHDVSTVPRNAYRMTFTDNHDKNSWEGNPYLNFGDGLKTAIVMTGVVNGMPLCYSGQEAGLNRSLKFFEKDPIEWKHDVNEELFTKLFHLKHKNKALWNGKYGGEMIRIVNDHQDQIISFYREKEYDAILPVLNFSDKVVEVNLDTQYYQGKYKDLFTNKSYNLSAKTNFKMEPWSYLVLVKENPSN, encoded by the coding sequence ATGAAAAATTCATTCATCTATTTCCTGATTTTACTATTTGGATTCAGTTTTTCTGCGACCAGTCAAACTAAAGATTCGCGGTATCAGCCAAAAGAATATGTAGAAATTACCCATCCGGAATGGAGTAAAAATGCGACGATTTATGAGGTAAATATTCGTCAATATACTCCTGAAGGTACTTTCAAAGCTTTTGAAAACCATTTGCCGAGATTAAAAAAAATGGGTGTGGATATTATTTGGTTAATGCCTATTCACCCGATTGGAGAAAAAAATAGAAAAGGAACGTTGGGAAGTTATTATTCTGTAAAGGACTTTAAAGGAATAAATCCCGAGTTTGGAAATAGGAAGGATTTCCAGCATTTGGTTGATAAAATCCACGCGATGGGAATGTACGTGATCATTGATTGGGTGGGAAATCATTCAGCGTGGGACAATCCTCTCGCGAAACAACATCCGGAATGGTACACGAAAACCCGCGAAGGAAATTTCCAGCCAACGCCATGGTATGATTGGGATGACGTAATTGACTTTGATTATGACAATCCCGATTTTCGAAAATACATGACCGAGGCTCTTAAGTTTTGGGTAAAAGAGACCAATATTGATGGGTATAGAGCTGATGTGGCAGGTTTTATTCCTGTTGATTTCTGGGAAAATGCGCGCAAAGAATTAGACGAAATAAAGCCCGTCTTCATGCTGGCAGAATGGGAAAGTCGGGATTTGTACAAGAAATCGTTTGACATGACATATTCCTGGTCCTTGTGGAATGAATTGAAAGTTGCCACGAATCAGCAAAAATTAGGTGGGTTGGTAGAATATCTCGCCCATGACGTAAGTACCGTTCCACGAAATGCATATCGCATGACTTTTACCGATAATCACGATAAAAATTCCTGGGAAGGAAATCCTTATTTGAATTTTGGTGACGGATTAAAAACGGCCATTGTAATGACAGGCGTGGTGAATGGAATGCCCCTGTGCTACAGCGGACAAGAAGCTGGGCTAAATCGAAGTCTGAAATTTTTTGAGAAAGATCCTATCGAATGGAAACATGATGTAAACGAAGAATTATTTACCAAACTATTTCATTTAAAACATAAAAATAAAGCCTTGTGGAATGGTAAATATGGAGGCGAAATGATTCGAATCGTAAACGATCACCAAGACCAGATTATTTCTTTCTACAGAGAAAAGGAATATGACGCTATTCTGCCCGTCCTCAATTTTTCCGATAAAGTAGTTGAGGTGAATTTAGATACTCAATATTATCAAGGGAAATACAAAGACCTTTTTACCAATAAATCATACAACCTGAGCGCGAAAACAAATTTCAAAATGGAACCTTGGTCCTATTTGGTTTTAGTTAAAGAAAATCCATCCAATTAA
- a CDS encoding cation:proton antiporter domain-containing protein, whose product MSDNSLAHTALIFLGAAIIMVPLVRKLGLSSVIGFILGGIIIGPFGLKLTGNDSADIMEATEFGVIMLLFLVGLEIEPRKFWVIRKKIIGMGLGQMAFTISILFAIFYFAGWRTDKALVAALCFGMSSTAIVLQTLKEKNIFRTDVGEASFSILLFQDIAVIPILAFLPILAKTSESNESQILLQLLPEWLQPFSIILGIAALILLGRYIFVPFLRYVSRSGMNELLTASSLFLVIGVSELMNAVGLSAALGAFIAGVMLATSEFRHELESQIDPFKGLLLAVFFVSVGATINFFVIMEDPMFIFTTTVVVLIVKFAVLMGVGKFFKLKLHQNFLVAFGLSQVGEFAFVLINYSTNLYLLDPKLNAQLMAITAISMCVTPILLIINEKFIEPHTQKTKKEPDELETSEKLQKIIIVGFGHFGSTVGRLLRVNGISATVLDSDSDRVNLLRSKGFKVYFGDASKAGILRSAGAENADLLILCLDNPEKNKFILEYAREHFPQLKIFVRAKNRLDAYDFINNGVDNIYRETLGTAVNMAVDILKATGMRAYAARRLGQRFMVIDKAMTRKLAKEQLKDTVTFTMSEYLDREAELLAEDSHSFDETQWNEYEEYQN is encoded by the coding sequence ATGAGTGATAATTCCTTAGCGCACACTGCCTTAATTTTTTTGGGAGCGGCCATTATTATGGTTCCGCTGGTTCGAAAATTGGGGTTAAGTTCTGTGATCGGATTTATCTTGGGTGGAATTATTATCGGTCCATTTGGTTTAAAATTAACCGGAAACGATTCTGCAGATATTATGGAAGCTACCGAATTTGGAGTGATAATGCTTCTATTTTTAGTAGGTTTAGAAATTGAGCCACGAAAATTCTGGGTCATCCGAAAGAAGATTATCGGTATGGGTCTGGGGCAAATGGCTTTCACTATTTCCATACTTTTTGCAATTTTCTATTTTGCGGGCTGGCGTACAGATAAAGCCCTGGTAGCTGCTTTATGTTTCGGAATGTCTTCCACTGCTATCGTTTTGCAAACTTTAAAGGAAAAAAATATATTCCGAACCGATGTTGGTGAAGCCTCTTTCTCTATATTGCTATTTCAGGATATTGCGGTAATTCCGATTCTAGCCTTTCTCCCTATTCTCGCTAAGACATCAGAGAGCAATGAAAGTCAAATTTTGCTGCAACTTCTTCCCGAATGGTTGCAACCTTTTTCTATTATACTGGGAATTGCGGCTCTTATTTTATTAGGCCGTTATATTTTTGTCCCTTTTTTACGGTATGTTTCCCGATCAGGCATGAATGAACTCTTAACCGCTTCCTCTTTATTTCTGGTTATTGGCGTTTCAGAATTAATGAATGCTGTGGGTTTAAGTGCGGCATTAGGCGCATTTATCGCTGGTGTAATGTTGGCAACAAGCGAATTTCGTCACGAACTGGAAAGCCAGATCGATCCTTTTAAAGGACTATTGCTCGCTGTATTTTTTGTGAGTGTTGGCGCGACGATCAATTTCTTCGTCATCATGGAAGATCCCATGTTTATTTTTACGACAACAGTTGTCGTATTAATTGTAAAATTTGCGGTTTTAATGGGCGTTGGGAAATTCTTTAAACTCAAATTACATCAGAATTTTTTGGTGGCTTTCGGTCTTTCTCAAGTCGGAGAATTTGCGTTTGTTCTTATTAATTATTCTACAAATTTGTATTTACTGGATCCAAAGCTGAATGCGCAACTTATGGCAATCACCGCTATTTCAATGTGTGTAACGCCTATTCTCTTAATTATTAATGAAAAATTTATTGAGCCTCACACTCAAAAAACAAAAAAAGAACCGGATGAATTAGAAACATCTGAAAAGTTGCAGAAAATAATTATTGTAGGTTTTGGTCATTTTGGGAGCACGGTCGGGAGATTACTGCGGGTGAACGGAATAAGTGCAACCGTACTAGACAGTGATTCAGATCGTGTAAATTTACTTCGTTCCAAAGGATTTAAGGTGTATTTTGGAGATGCCTCCAAAGCTGGGATTTTACGTTCAGCGGGCGCTGAAAATGCAGATCTTCTCATTCTTTGTTTAGATAATCCAGAAAAAAACAAATTTATATTGGAATATGCACGTGAGCATTTTCCACAATTGAAAATATTTGTTCGCGCAAAAAACCGTCTTGATGCTTATGATTTCATCAATAACGGCGTTGATAATATTTACCGCGAAACTTTAGGCACTGCGGTAAATATGGCCGTAGATATTTTGAAAGCCACCGGAATGCGTGCTTATGCGGCACGAAGACTTGGCCAACGATTTATGGTAATCGATAAAGCAATGACGAGAAAATTGGCCAAAGAACAGTTGAAAGATACCGTAACGTTCACCATGAGCGAATATTTAGACCGCGAAGCAGAGCTCCTTGCGGAAGACAGCCACTCATTTGATGAGACGCAATGGAATGAATACGAGGAATATCAGAATTAA
- a CDS encoding NAD(P)H-dependent oxidoreductase codes for MKKTLAIFAHPYFEYSTTNVELIKAYESSEQLIFKDLYEEYPDFHISTFRERKRIREYERLVFHFPLIWFGLPPLLRLWIDEVFDMSWKAESNHPLMNKDAIIIVTIGAKKENYQKEGLYKTTIEELMKPLSLSLSVTGIEVKEIIAIYDSDDLDENQLKETTERIKKTLKKYE; via the coding sequence GTGAAAAAAACGCTCGCCATATTCGCACATCCTTACTTTGAATATTCTACAACTAATGTAGAATTGATCAAAGCGTACGAAAGTTCGGAGCAGTTGATTTTTAAAGATTTATACGAAGAATATCCCGATTTTCACATTTCCACTTTCCGGGAACGAAAGAGGATTCGCGAGTATGAACGCCTCGTTTTTCATTTTCCTTTAATTTGGTTCGGCTTGCCACCTCTGCTTCGCCTCTGGATAGATGAAGTTTTTGACATGAGCTGGAAAGCTGAAAGTAATCATCCGCTCATGAATAAAGATGCAATTATCATTGTAACAATTGGTGCGAAGAAAGAAAATTATCAGAAAGAGGGCCTATATAAAACGACTATAGAAGAATTGATGAAACCTCTCAGCTTATCATTATCAGTAACTGGTATCGAGGTGAAAGAAATTATTGCTATTTATGATTCAGATGATTTAGACGAAAATCAGCTGAAAGAAACCACGGAAAGAATCAAAAAAACTTTAAAAAAATATGAGTGA
- the recJ gene encoding single-stranded-DNA-specific exonuclease RecJ, which produces MSQKWIYKPEPDEDIVDSISSSLGFGTFESKILVLRGIDNYQKAREFFKPNLNDIHNPFLMKDMQVAVDRIATAIENGEKIMVYGDYDVDGTTAVALVYLYLSKIVEKKYLDYYIPDRNVEGYGISTEGIDFAKKNGFSLIIALDCGIKAIDKIDYAKSLNVDFIICDHHLPGEHIPQAVAVLDPKRKDCRYPFKELSGCGVGFKLCQGLNSIYKIPEAELFELTDLLAISIAADIVSMSGENRVLAKQGLKVLRKTRNIGLRLLIPDDKLATFEISNIVFEIAPKINAAGRISHGKAAVELMVSDNLKHANQIVGNIINLNDSRREMDMSSTIEALLQVETSGQIKNFSTIVYGPDWNKGVIGIVASRLIESHYKPTLVFTDGNNGEMVASARSVSDFDVHHALEICSDLFLKFGGHPAAAGLSMEKDKFEAFKQKFEKVVADKIQEHQIEPSITIDSIVDIEDLNKDFFNFHRKLAPFGPHNMKPILVLKNQKVAGYVKTMGKDGSHLKFYIKQESTGRNIECIGFKLGKFADDFRQKRFDMAFTAEENHWKGNVTYYLSIRDVKFI; this is translated from the coding sequence ATGAGTCAAAAATGGATTTACAAACCCGAGCCAGATGAAGATATAGTCGACAGTATTAGCTCCTCTTTAGGTTTCGGAACTTTTGAATCCAAAATCTTGGTTCTCCGAGGAATTGATAATTATCAGAAAGCGCGGGAGTTTTTCAAACCTAATCTTAACGACATCCATAATCCATTTTTGATGAAAGACATGCAGGTTGCGGTTGACCGAATTGCCACTGCGATCGAAAACGGAGAAAAAATAATGGTTTATGGTGATTATGATGTTGATGGAACCACGGCTGTAGCTCTTGTTTACCTTTACCTCAGCAAGATTGTAGAGAAAAAATACCTGGACTACTATATTCCAGACCGAAATGTGGAAGGTTATGGTATTTCTACCGAAGGAATAGACTTTGCAAAAAAAAATGGCTTTTCTCTGATTATCGCTCTAGATTGTGGCATTAAAGCAATTGATAAGATTGACTATGCTAAAAGTTTAAATGTTGATTTTATCATCTGTGATCACCATTTACCTGGAGAACATATTCCGCAAGCTGTAGCCGTTTTAGATCCGAAAAGAAAAGATTGCCGTTACCCTTTCAAAGAACTTTCTGGGTGTGGCGTAGGTTTTAAGCTTTGTCAAGGCCTGAACAGCATTTATAAAATTCCCGAAGCTGAACTATTTGAACTCACCGATCTACTCGCGATCTCTATCGCTGCAGATATTGTTTCGATGAGTGGTGAAAACAGAGTTCTCGCAAAACAAGGACTAAAAGTGTTACGAAAAACACGAAATATAGGCTTACGTCTCCTCATTCCCGACGATAAATTAGCAACATTTGAAATCTCAAATATTGTTTTTGAAATTGCACCAAAAATAAACGCAGCCGGCAGAATTTCGCACGGTAAAGCTGCAGTAGAATTAATGGTTTCCGATAATCTGAAGCATGCAAACCAGATCGTAGGAAATATCATAAATCTTAATGATTCGCGACGGGAAATGGATATGAGCAGTACCATCGAAGCACTTCTCCAGGTTGAAACTTCCGGTCAGATTAAAAATTTTTCCACTATTGTTTATGGTCCCGATTGGAACAAAGGGGTGATTGGAATCGTCGCTTCCCGCCTGATTGAGTCACATTACAAGCCTACGTTGGTTTTTACCGATGGAAATAATGGGGAAATGGTCGCTTCTGCACGCTCTGTTTCAGATTTTGATGTTCATCACGCCTTAGAAATATGCTCAGATTTATTTCTGAAATTCGGCGGTCATCCCGCAGCTGCAGGGTTATCGATGGAGAAAGATAAGTTTGAAGCCTTTAAACAAAAATTCGAAAAGGTTGTCGCTGATAAAATTCAGGAACATCAAATTGAACCCAGCATAACCATCGATTCCATTGTCGACATCGAAGACCTTAACAAAGACTTTTTTAATTTCCACCGTAAGTTAGCGCCTTTTGGTCCCCACAATATGAAACCTATTTTGGTTTTAAAAAACCAGAAAGTTGCTGGCTATGTAAAAACAATGGGCAAAGACGGTAGCCACCTCAAGTTCTATATCAAACAGGAATCTACCGGGCGTAATATCGAGTGTATCGGGTTTAAATTGGGAAAATTTGCGGATGATTTTCGACAGAAAAGATTTGACATGGCATTCACCGCTGAAGAAAATCACTGGAAAGGAAATGTAACTTATTACTTGAGTATCAGAGATGTAAAATTCATTTAA
- a CDS encoding ferritin-like domain-containing protein, protein MPKTISVSNKGATLDTSRRNFLKLGGVGLVVAGLAVAGCRDDNMDSPMGNVFDLGTGDVGILNYAYALEQLEADFYTKVVNNFYGGISSVEKQLFTDIYNHEVIHRDFFKAALLAAGATPTPKLEFKYDGVDFNSRNSILATSKALEDTGVAAYNGAGKYIKNLDYLVIAGKIVSVEARHASAIRDLISPGSGAFSGDDVVDANGLDVAKEPKDIVMAAGGFFKTPFTWKEQGIG, encoded by the coding sequence ATGCCAAAAACAATTAGTGTATCGAACAAAGGAGCAACTTTGGATACAAGCAGAAGAAATTTTTTAAAATTAGGTGGAGTAGGACTCGTAGTCGCTGGTCTAGCGGTAGCGGGCTGTAGAGATGATAATATGGATTCTCCCATGGGAAATGTTTTCGATTTGGGAACAGGAGATGTAGGAATTCTAAACTATGCTTACGCATTAGAGCAACTGGAAGCTGATTTTTACACGAAAGTTGTAAACAATTTCTATGGTGGAATATCTTCAGTGGAAAAACAACTTTTCACCGATATTTATAATCATGAAGTAATTCACAGAGATTTTTTCAAAGCAGCTTTATTGGCCGCTGGTGCTACTCCAACTCCGAAATTAGAGTTTAAGTATGATGGCGTAGATTTTAACAGTCGAAACTCAATCTTGGCAACTTCAAAAGCTTTGGAAGATACAGGTGTTGCGGCTTATAATGGTGCAGGTAAGTATATTAAAAACTTAGATTACCTGGTAATTGCAGGGAAAATTGTTTCTGTAGAAGCGCGTCATGCGTCTGCTATTAGAGATTTAATTAGTCCTGGTTCAGGTGCGTTTTCTGGTGACGATGTCGTGGATGCAAATGGATTAGACGTGGCAAAAGAACCAAAAGATATCGTGATGGCAGCTGGTGGTTTCTTTAAAACTCCGTTTACTTGGAAAGAACAAGGTATCGGATAA
- a CDS encoding ferritin-like domain-containing protein — protein sequence MNLLNILDKLSDDQFFTKMTSRSEGLSDIANFGRKAAIASIPLGLGSFMATSAKAETTSATSTFSAASALTDALQLALVLEYLEDEYYRTGLATTGLIPTADKVVFQQISKHETAHVAFLKAAISSLGTTPGAKPKFDFTVGGNFQPFSDYKQFMVLAQAFEDTGVRAYKGQAGNVASNKAILQAALQIHSVEARHASQVRRMRMNKGWIELKDGGNMPAATNAVYAGEENVIQAGFDTSKLFGAPAGSASFDEPLSGSDSAAIAGLFIA from the coding sequence ATGAACTTACTCAATATATTAGATAAATTATCAGACGATCAATTTTTCACCAAGATGACTTCGCGGTCTGAAGGACTTTCAGATATAGCTAACTTCGGAAGAAAAGCAGCAATAGCAAGTATTCCGTTAGGATTAGGATCTTTTATGGCAACTTCTGCAAAAGCGGAAACCACATCTGCAACCAGCACTTTTTCTGCAGCTTCGGCGTTAACTGATGCTTTGCAATTAGCGCTTGTTTTGGAATATTTGGAAGATGAATATTACAGAACAGGATTGGCAACCACAGGATTAATTCCAACTGCTGACAAAGTTGTTTTTCAGCAAATTAGCAAACATGAAACGGCACACGTTGCATTTCTTAAAGCAGCAATTTCTTCTTTAGGAACAACACCGGGTGCAAAACCAAAATTTGATTTTACAGTTGGCGGAAATTTTCAACCGTTCTCAGATTACAAACAATTTATGGTTTTAGCACAAGCTTTTGAAGATACAGGTGTTCGTGCCTATAAAGGACAAGCTGGAAATGTAGCTTCTAACAAAGCGATTTTACAAGCAGCTTTGCAGATTCACTCTGTAGAAGCAAGACATGCTTCACAAGTTCGAAGAATGAGAATGAACAAAGGTTGGATTGAATTGAAAGACGGTGGCAATATGCCTGCAGCAACAAATGCGGTGTACGCAGGTGAAGAAAATGTTATCCAAGCAGGTTTTGATACTTCTAAATTGTTTGGCGCACCGGCAGGTTCTGCATCATTTGATGAACCTTTATCCGGAAGTGATTCTGCAGCAATTGCAGGTTTATTTATCGCTTAA
- a CDS encoding ABC-F family ATP-binding cassette domain-containing protein, translating to MLTVSNLSLQFGKRVLFDDVNIMFSKGNCYGIIGANGAGKSTFLKILTGQQDPTTGSISLEPGKRMSVLEQDHFAYDNFTVLETVLRGNKKLFEIKTEMDALYAKEDFSDEDGLKAGELGVIYDEMGGWNSESDAMTMLSNVGVKDDMHYQMMGELENQNKVKVLLAQALFGNPDVLILDEPTNDLDIETIAWLEDFLSTYENTVIVVSHDRHFLDTVCTHVGDLDYSKLNLYTGNYSFWYQASQLATRQRQQANKKAEDKKKELQDFIARFSSNVAKAKQATARKKMIDKLNIEDIKPSSRRYPAIIFDTEREAGDQILEVKGLEKTKDGELLFSKIDLNLKKGDKVAVISKNSLAITEFFQILSDNTKADKGTFNWGITTNQSYMPLDNASFFQENINLVDWLRQFTKNDEERHEEYMRGFLGKMLFSGDEALKSCTVLSGGEKMRCMFSRMMLQRANVLLMDEPTNHLDLESITTLNNSLVNFKGNILLASHDHEMLQTVCNRIIELTPKGIIDREMTYDEYLSDKKVKELQQEMY from the coding sequence ATGTTAACAGTATCTAATTTATCTTTACAATTCGGAAAAAGAGTACTTTTCGACGATGTAAATATTATGTTTAGTAAGGGAAATTGTTACGGAATTATTGGTGCTAATGGTGCTGGTAAATCTACTTTCCTTAAAATTCTTACCGGCCAGCAGGATCCTACAACAGGTTCAATTTCATTGGAACCGGGAAAAAGAATGTCGGTCTTGGAACAAGATCACTTTGCTTATGATAATTTCACCGTATTAGAAACGGTTTTAAGAGGAAACAAAAAGCTTTTCGAGATTAAAACCGAAATGGATGCACTCTATGCTAAGGAGGATTTTTCTGATGAAGACGGCCTTAAAGCAGGAGAACTTGGTGTAATTTATGACGAAATGGGCGGCTGGAACTCTGAATCTGATGCAATGACAATGCTTTCCAACGTGGGAGTTAAAGACGATATGCATTATCAGATGATGGGAGAATTAGAAAACCAAAATAAAGTAAAGGTTCTTCTTGCCCAAGCGTTATTTGGAAATCCAGACGTTTTGATTCTGGATGAGCCAACAAACGATTTGGATATTGAAACCATCGCGTGGTTGGAAGACTTCCTTTCCACCTACGAAAATACAGTGATCGTAGTTTCTCACGACCGTCACTTCCTGGACACGGTTTGTACACATGTTGGCGATTTAGATTATTCTAAACTTAATTTATATACCGGAAACTACTCTTTCTGGTATCAGGCTTCGCAATTAGCAACACGACAAAGACAGCAGGCCAATAAAAAAGCAGAAGATAAAAAGAAAGAACTTCAGGATTTTATCGCGAGGTTTTCTTCCAACGTTGCAAAAGCGAAACAGGCTACAGCACGTAAAAAAATGATCGATAAGCTAAATATTGAAGATATCAAACCTTCATCCAGACGTTATCCTGCTATTATTTTTGACACAGAACGTGAAGCTGGTGATCAAATATTAGAAGTTAAAGGTTTAGAAAAAACAAAAGACGGCGAATTGCTCTTTTCTAAAATTGATTTGAATTTAAAGAAAGGTGATAAAGTTGCTGTTATTTCTAAAAACAGTTTGGCGATTACAGAATTTTTCCAAATTTTGAGTGATAACACTAAGGCAGATAAAGGAACATTCAATTGGGGAATTACCACGAATCAATCTTATATGCCTCTTGATAATGCGAGCTTTTTCCAGGAAAATATTAATCTAGTTGATTGGTTAAGACAGTTTACTAAAAACGATGAAGAGCGTCACGAAGAATATATGCGTGGTTTTCTAGGCAAAATGCTATTTTCTGGTGACGAAGCTTTAAAATCGTGTACCGTACTTTCCGGAGGTGAAAAAATGAGATGTATGTTCAGCCGCATGATGTTGCAGCGGGCAAATGTTTTATTAATGGATGAACCTACGAATCACCTGGATTTGGAAAGTATTACGACTTTAAACAACTCTTTGGTTAATTTTAAAGGAAATATTTTATTGGCTTCGCATGACCACGAAATGTTGCAAACCGTTTGTAACCGAATCATCGAATTAACGCCAAAAGGAATTATTGATAGAGAAATGACTTACGACGAATATCTATCAGACAAGAAAGTAAAAGAATTACAGCAAGAAATGTATTAA
- the smpB gene encoding SsrA-binding protein SmpB — translation MKIEKSIAIYNKRARFEFEIFDEIEAGMVLTGTEIKSLRSSKASITESFCQFIDGELYIINMMIDEYKLGTYYNHKTKRERKLLLHKREMQKFEKKLKDVGNTIVPLKLYINEKGKAKILIALGRGKKLYDKRESIKNRENKRNLDRILKKS, via the coding sequence ATGAAAATTGAAAAATCGATTGCTATTTATAATAAAAGAGCCCGTTTCGAATTTGAGATTTTTGATGAAATCGAAGCAGGCATGGTACTTACCGGTACAGAAATAAAATCTTTACGGTCTTCTAAGGCGAGTATAACAGAGTCTTTTTGCCAGTTTATTGATGGAGAATTGTACATCATCAACATGATGATTGATGAGTATAAATTGGGAACATATTACAATCATAAAACAAAAAGGGAACGGAAGTTGCTGTTGCACAAACGAGAAATGCAGAAGTTTGAAAAAAAACTAAAAGATGTTGGAAATACGATTGTTCCTTTAAAACTTTATATAAATGAGAAGGGAAAAGCCAAAATTCTTATTGCACTCGGACGCGGAAAAAAACTCTACGATAAACGCGAAAGCATAAAAAATAGAGAAAACAAAAGAAATTTAGACAGAATATTAAAGAAAAGTTAA